The Impatiens glandulifera chromosome 3, dImpGla2.1, whole genome shotgun sequence genome contains a region encoding:
- the LOC124930096 gene encoding uncharacterized mitochondrial protein AtMg00810-like, whose translation MNSSSKLDNDEDVQSVNITTYRGIIDSLLYLITSQPDIMFDVGIYGRFQANLKQSHYVVAKRIMKYLKGTQYVELWYPKDSRFNLIINTDVDYAVCKIDRKSTNGTCQFLANRLLSWFRKKQTSIVTSTSEAECLSIGS comes from the coding sequence ATGAACTCTTCCAGCAAGCTTGACAATGATGAAGATGTCCAGAGTGTCAACATCACTACATATAGAGGGATCATCGATTCCTTGCTATACTTAATAACTAGCCAACCAGACATCATGTTTGATGTCGGCATCTacggaagatttcaggctaaccTTAAACAATCTCACTATGTTGTTGCTAAGCGCATCATgaagtatttaaagggaactcaataTGTGGAACTATGGTATCCGAAAGATTCCAGATTCAATTTAATCATAAATACTGATGTAGATTATGCAGTCTGCAAGATTGACCGGAAGAGCACCaatggaacttgccagttccttgctAATCGACTTCTATCTTGGTTCAGAAAGAAGCAGACGTCCATTGTCACGTCTACATCAGAGGCTGAGTGCCTTTCTATAGGTAGTTGA